A DNA window from Helianthus annuus cultivar XRQ/B chromosome 15, HanXRQr2.0-SUNRISE, whole genome shotgun sequence contains the following coding sequences:
- the LOC110912371 gene encoding EID1-like F-box protein 2 yields the protein MIITKQYRCIHSASCMCTKGHISEDVIFLLLQHLNWNPKIIAALSCVCKWFDDLVKRVLWKEFCRTRAPKMMHDLQSSGSHSVDGNWSALGKLLIYCSGCKKDGLFNKIHIPGHFAYRTRFSRTSGKSFLLPNCRSDVLYVSDPCEHLDQGEEGDVGFFRGVFKSFATSKVRKMLIRKNAKFHPTEFCPYCKGKLWSMLQAKMIPQSASCRLGAYEDCIEYYVCLNGHVLGVCTLLPLSDSEGVSEFD from the coding sequence ATGATCATAACCAAGCAGTACCGATGCATACACTCCGCTAGTTGTATGTGCACAAAAGGCCATATAAGTGAAGATGTCATCTTCCTACTTCTTCAACATTTAAACTGGAATCCCAAAATAATAGCGGCGCTTTCTTGCGTCTGCAAATGGTTTGACGATCTTGTGAAACGAGTCCTGTGGAAGGAGTTTTGTAGAACACGAGCCCCCAAAATGATGCATGATCTTCAATCTAGTGGCAGCCACAGTGTAGATGGAAACTGGAGTGCGCTCGGGAAGCTTCTTATCTATTGTTCAGGGTGCAAAAAAGACGGTTTATTTAACAAAATTCACATTCCGGGTCACTTTGCTTACAGGACTCGGTTTTCTAGAACTTCTGGTAAAAGCTTTCTTTTACCAAATTGTCGATCCGATGTGTTGTATGTATCTGACCCGTGCGAGCATTTGGACCAAGGAGAAGAAGGGGATGTGGGTTTCTTCCGAGGGGTATTTAAGTCATTTGCTACATCAAAGGTGCGTAAGATGCTTATTAGAAAGAATGCCAAATTTCACCCAACAGAATTTTGCCCCTATTGCAAAGGGAAGCTGTGGAGCATGTTGCAGGCTAAGATGATCCCACAAAGTGCCAGCTGTCGGTTGGGGGCGTATGAAGATTGCATCGAGTATTATGTGTGTCTCAATGGACATGTTCTTGGTGTTTGTACCCTTTTGCCCCTATCTGATTCAGAAGGGGTCTCGGAATTTGATTGA